One segment of Rhipicephalus sanguineus isolate Rsan-2018 chromosome 6, BIME_Rsan_1.4, whole genome shotgun sequence DNA contains the following:
- the LOC119396945 gene encoding superoxide dismutase [Cu-Zn], which translates to RSRQLSVKSKLAILHRDPPVLRAVAALTTGTITGTVQFIKENPYAQVQVHGNVTGLSPGRHGFHVHRFGDLTGGCKSAAAHYNPANADHGAPSDDIRHIGDLGNIEADVNGVALFSFYDRLLALEGPQNIIGRAVVVHEREDDLGRTTHPDSRSTGNAGGRLGCGVIGIAPY; encoded by the exons CGCTCGCGACAATTAAGTGTCAAATCCAAGTTAGCTATCCTACACCGCGACCCTCCGGTGCTGAGGGCAGTGGCCGCTCTCACCACGGGAACCATAACGGGCACCGTCCAGTTCATTAAGGAG AACCCTTATGCGCAGGTGCAGGTGCACGGAAACGTGACCGGACTGAGCCCCGGCAGACACGGCTTCCACGTGCACCGGTTCGGCGACCTTACCGGCG GATGCAAGAGTGCTGCCGCCCATTACAATCCCGCCAATGCTGATCACGGAGCACCTTCTGATGACATAAG GCACATCGGCGACCTGGGCAACATCGAGGCCGACGTGAATGGAGTCGCACTCTTCAGCTTCTACGACCGCTTGCTGGCGCTCGAGGGTCCGCAAAACATCATTGGAAGAGCAGTCGTC GTGCACGAGCGGGAAGACGACCTGGGGCGAACCACGCACCCCGACAGCCGTTCGACGGGAAACGCGGGCGGCCGGCTGGGCTGCGGCGTCATCGGCATCGCTCCCTACTAA